One stretch of Gallus gallus isolate bGalGal1 chromosome 37 unlocalized genomic scaffold, bGalGal1.mat.broiler.GRCg7b 37_unloc4, whole genome shotgun sequence DNA includes these proteins:
- the LOC121108784 gene encoding coiled-coil domain-containing protein 81-like isoform X2, whose protein sequence is MSSGMAGANKEQPAGTRRNRMSFCEDGPAARRASGPTCTDTEGTRLHSHHRSAAAANLGTQTTLSICHLTPAWQREGCREAAGAECDLLFLCPPERVAVWDAVAAYVQEHLLVQKGVWIPTFGSFDTISRDIRTEDGTVTLRWPVFHLSGNLIAVHHLKPRRESLPAHRKLEPLKSSEVAAAASVTWQTAQACIQSTVSLLSGCLKNGENVAVVFKDIGVLHIDGLTFHMKFYYDFLEKLSGKEKFRKALLKAPWLLDMVVSRAAPVASLALSGCLVVFPK, encoded by the exons atgagctccggcATGGCTGGCGCCAACAAGGAGCAACCCGCTGGCACGAGGCGGAACAGGATGAGCTTCTGCGAGGATGGCCCCGCAGCGAGGCGTGCCTCCGGACCCACATGCACCGACACCGAAGGTACACggctccacagccaccacaggagcgctgctgcagccaatCTTGGCACGCAGACGACACTTTCCATCTGCCACCTCACTCCCGCCTGGCAGCGGGAGGGCTGCCGGGAAGCGGCAGGTGCAGAGTgtgacctgcttttcctttgccctccagagcgagttgccgtctgggatgcggtggccgcCTACGTACAagagcacctcctggtgcagaag GGGGTCTGGATTCCCACCTTCGGAtcctttgacaccatctccaGAGACATCAGGACTGAGGACGGGACCGTGACTCTGCGGTGGCCCGTCTTTCACTTGTCTGGAAACCTCATAGCCGTGCACCACCTCAAGCCCCGCAGGGAGTCCCTGCCAG cccataggAAGCTGGAGCCGCTCAAGAGCAGCGAGGTGGCCgcagctgcctctgtgacctggcagacAGCGCAGGCTtgcatccaaagcaccgtgtccctgctctctggctgcctgAAGAATGGGGAGAACGTTGCCGTTGTCTTCAAGGACATTGGAGTGCTCCACATCGATGGACTGACCTTCCACATGAAATTCTATTACGACTTCCTTGAGAAGCTGTCAGGGAAAGAGAAGTTCAGGAAAGCTCTTCTCAAG gccccctggctgctggacatgGTGGTGTCCCGAGCGGCACCGGTGGCCTCCCTGGCACTCTCTGGCTGCCTCGTCGTCTTTCCCAAGTGA
- the LOC121108784 gene encoding coiled-coil domain-containing protein 81-like isoform X1: protein MSSGMAGANKEQPAGTRRNRMSFCEDGPAARRASGPTCTDTEGTRLHSHHRSAAAANLGTQTTLSICHLTPAWQREGCREAAGAECDLLFLCPPERVAVWDAVAAYVQEHLLVQKGVWIPTFGSFDTISRDIRTEDGTVTLRWPVFHLSGNLIAVHHLKPRRESLPAHRKLEPLKSSEVAAAASVTWQTAQACIQSTVSLLSGCLKNGENVAVVFKDIGVLHIDGLTFHMKFYYDFLEKLSGKEKFRKALLKAPWLLDMVVSRAAPVASLALSGCLVVFPKNSHDYFQLISRLMAAGPEEPQNH from the exons atgagctccggcATGGCTGGCGCCAACAAGGAGCAACCCGCTGGCACGAGGCGGAACAGGATGAGCTTCTGCGAGGATGGCCCCGCAGCGAGGCGTGCCTCCGGACCCACATGCACCGACACCGAAGGTACACggctccacagccaccacaggagcgctgctgcagccaatCTTGGCACGCAGACGACACTTTCCATCTGCCACCTCACTCCCGCCTGGCAGCGGGAGGGCTGCCGGGAAGCGGCAGGTGCAGAGTgtgacctgcttttcctttgccctccagagcgagttgccgtctgggatgcggtggccgcCTACGTACAagagcacctcctggtgcagaag GGGGTCTGGATTCCCACCTTCGGAtcctttgacaccatctccaGAGACATCAGGACTGAGGACGGGACCGTGACTCTGCGGTGGCCCGTCTTTCACTTGTCTGGAAACCTCATAGCCGTGCACCACCTCAAGCCCCGCAGGGAGTCCCTGCCAG cccataggAAGCTGGAGCCGCTCAAGAGCAGCGAGGTGGCCgcagctgcctctgtgacctggcagacAGCGCAGGCTtgcatccaaagcaccgtgtccctgctctctggctgcctgAAGAATGGGGAGAACGTTGCCGTTGTCTTCAAGGACATTGGAGTGCTCCACATCGATGGACTGACCTTCCACATGAAATTCTATTACGACTTCCTTGAGAAGCTGTCAGGGAAAGAGAAGTTCAGGAAAGCTCTTCTCAAG gccccctggctgctggacatgGTGGTGTCCCGAGCGGCACCGGTGGCCTCCCTGGCACTCTCTGGCTGCCTCGTCGTCTTTCCCAA
- the LOC121108784 gene encoding coiled-coil domain-containing protein 81-like isoform X3 translates to MSSGMAGANKEQPAGTRRNRMSFCEDGPAARRASGPTCTDTEERVAVWDAVAAYVQEHLLVQKGVWIPTFGSFDTISRDIRTEDGTVTLRWPVFHLSGNLIAVHHLKPRRESLPAHRKLEPLKSSEVAAAASVTWQTAQACIQSTVSLLSGCLKNGENVAVVFKDIGVLHIDGLTFHMKFYYDFLEKLSGKEKFRKALLKAPWLLDMVVSRAAPVASLALSGCLVVFPKNSHDYFQLISRLMAAGPEEPQNH, encoded by the exons atgagctccggcATGGCTGGCGCCAACAAGGAGCAACCCGCTGGCACGAGGCGGAACAGGATGAGCTTCTGCGAGGATGGCCCCGCAGCGAGGCGTGCCTCCGGACCCACATGCACCGACACCGAAG agcgagttgccgtctgggatgcggtggccgcCTACGTACAagagcacctcctggtgcagaag GGGGTCTGGATTCCCACCTTCGGAtcctttgacaccatctccaGAGACATCAGGACTGAGGACGGGACCGTGACTCTGCGGTGGCCCGTCTTTCACTTGTCTGGAAACCTCATAGCCGTGCACCACCTCAAGCCCCGCAGGGAGTCCCTGCCAG cccataggAAGCTGGAGCCGCTCAAGAGCAGCGAGGTGGCCgcagctgcctctgtgacctggcagacAGCGCAGGCTtgcatccaaagcaccgtgtccctgctctctggctgcctgAAGAATGGGGAGAACGTTGCCGTTGTCTTCAAGGACATTGGAGTGCTCCACATCGATGGACTGACCTTCCACATGAAATTCTATTACGACTTCCTTGAGAAGCTGTCAGGGAAAGAGAAGTTCAGGAAAGCTCTTCTCAAG gccccctggctgctggacatgGTGGTGTCCCGAGCGGCACCGGTGGCCTCCCTGGCACTCTCTGGCTGCCTCGTCGTCTTTCCCAA